CCGAGTCGGAAAGCGGTGGCAAATAGCGTCATAAACATGGCGAGTTTGTAGCATGCCGCGTACTTGCCCACTTCCGCCTTGGCTTCCTCCGGGGTGAGCGGCAACAATTCCGAGAGCAGGTACTTGTCAAAGACCTCATTGATGGTAAAGGCCATGCCGGCCACCATCACGGGCAGCCCGTAGGCGAGCATCCGCCTCCAGAGGGCGCGGTCAAAAGCCAGGCGCATATGCCGGTAGTTCCCGCTGAGAATCAGGAGGGTGAGGCCGCTGGCCACCGTGTTGGCAATCAGGATATAATTGATCTGGAAATCCGGCACGTACAACGCGGACCAGATGCCTTCCGTCTCGCTTTCCGCCAGCCTGGGCAGCGCCAGGAGGAAAAACAGGTTCAATACGATGTTCGTGGTGACATTGGCGATCTTAACCATTGCGTAGATCCCCGGGGACTCCTGGGCGCGCAACCGGGCAAAAGGCACAATCACCAGCGCATCCAGGGAGAGGATGATGATAAAGTACCAGAAATAGTTCACCTCAATGTTCATCAGCCCGGCCAACGGCTCGCGCATCAGGACGCCGAGGGTAAAGAACAGGAGCGTGGACCCGCCGATGGAGAGCAGGGAAGTGGACAATACCCGCTCCTTGTCGTCCTCCTTGCTGTAAAAGCGGAAAAAGGCTGTTTCCATCCCGTAGGCCAGGATTACGTTGAAGATGGCAAAAAAGGTGAAAATCAGCGTAATTTCCCCGTATCCTCCGGGCGGCATCACCTCAGTGTAGAGGGGCACCAGCAGGAACGACAACATCCGTGGCAACACGGTGGCCAGGCCGTAAATAAACGTTTGCCTGAAGAGTTTACGAAACAGCTTCAAAGAAGAAGGGGGTTAGATAAACCCCTAAATTAGGTAATTACCCGACGCCGGCAAAGTTATTGGCGCTGCTTGCCGGGATACACGCGGGCGGGTTTTTCCTTCACCCCGTCGACCCGGACATAGAAACGCTTCCCGTCGGACAGGCGAATGTAGGACAACACGGCCTGGTCGGGCTCCAAGTCAAAAGGGAAATCCGGGGCCGGCAGGGGTTTGGGGGGCTGGTTACCCACTTCCCGACGGGCGTCCGCATGCATCACCCGGTCTGCGTCCCCGCCCAGATCCGTGCGAAAACTCGCCGTCACCAACATGCCGGTTTCCGTGTCCTCGACTACTGCCGGCATAATCTGGCCCCTGAAATAGAGGGAGTCCGGCCGGACCTCCCCGGGGCTCCCGGGCGTATAGCGCAGCCGGAGTTCCATCCCGGCGCCCGAAGCCTCCCGCCCCCCCATCCACATTTGGGCGGTGGGGTCGGCGACCTGGAAGGGAGGGTCTTCCTGGAAGGATTTCTGGGAAGAACACCCCATGAGCCCCATGGTCAGCAACAGCGTGGCAAAGTGGCGATGTAACATACTTCTTTTCATTTTACGGGTCTGTGTAAAGATAAGTAACCAATATTGATGCCAAAGCCGCAGAACCCGTTTATGGTGCGTATTTCTCCGGGATGCGTTGCCACAGCCGCCGGCAAAAAAAAATCCCCGGCGAGGTGCCGGGGATGCTGTCTTGTTTGATCGCCCTTCGCGGGCAGCGGCCCGCCTATCCGGCCAGGGCTTCTGCCCCACCGACGATCTCGAGGATCTCGTTGGTGATGGCCGCCTGCCGCGCCTTGTTGTAGGTGAGCTTGAGCTGATCGCGCAGTTCGGCCGCGTTGTCCGTGGCCTTGTGCATGGCGGTCATCCGCGCCCCGTGCTCGCTGGCAAAGGAATCCCGGATGGCCTTGAAGAGCTGTGTTTTCAGGGATTTCGGGATGAGTTGTTCCACGATTTCCGCCTCGGACGGCTCAAAGATATAGTCCGCAGATACGCTGGATTCCGTTTCCGCCGGCTGGATGGGCAGGAATTGCTCCGTCCGAACAATCTGGGTGGCCGCATTTTTGAACTGGTTGTACACCAGGTCGATCCGGTCGTATTTGCCTTCCGCAAATAACTGCATCAGCTCCTCGGCAATCGCCTCCACCGCCTCAAAGGTCAGGTTGTCGTAGACGGCGCTGTGGTCGCTGATTATCGTATGGCGCTTGCGGATCAGGTCGTGGGCCTTCTTGCCGATGGTCAGGAAATCTACCTGTTTGTCGCCGTAAGTGCCCTGCACCAGGCTCATGCTCTGCTTGATGATGTTGGAGTTAAACGCCCCGCACAGCCCCCGGTTGGAGGAGATAGACACCACGAGTACCCGGCGCACCTCGCGCACGTCCGCGTACTGGCTGCCGCTGTCCCCGTCCAGGTTGGCGCTCAGGCCCTGCAGCAACTCCGTAAGCTTATCGGCATACGGCCGCATGGCGGTAATGGCATCCTGGGCTTTCTTCAGCTTGGCTGCCGATACCATCTTCATCGCAGAGGTAATCTGCATGGTGGAGCTCACCGAGGTGATCCTGTTGCGTATTTCCTTTAAGTTTGCCATATCCTATGGATGCATTATCGCGGTTGCGGGCCCGGCCCGCAACCCGTTATCACGCTTTGTATTTGGCTGCCAGGTCGCGGCATACCGCCGTGAGCGTATCGGTTACTTCGTCCGTGAGTTTCCCTGCCTTCAGGGTATCGAGTACGTCGCGGTGCTTGGCGTTCAAAAACTCCAGGTAGTCGCGCTCAAACTCCTTCACCTTGTTGACCGGCACATCCCGCAGCAGGTTCTTGGAGCCTGCGTAGATAATGGCTACCTGGTCTTCTACGGTAAAGGGATCGTTCTGGGCCTGCTTGAGGATTTCCACGTTGCGGCGCCCTTTTTCGATAACATTCAGCGTAGCGGCATCCAGGTCGGAACCGAACTTGGCAAATGCCTCGAGTTCGCGGAACTGGGCCTGGTCGAGCTTCAGGGTACCCGCTACCTTCTTCATCGATTTAATCTGGGCCGATCCACCGACACGGGAAACCGAGATCCCCACGTTGATCGCCGGGCGAACCCCCTGGTTAAAGAGGTCCTGCTCCAGGAAGATCTGTCCGTCCGTAATCGAGATCACGTTGGTAGGGATATAGGCCGAAACGTCCCCTGCCTGGGTTTCAATAATCGGGAGGGCCGTCAGGGACCCGCCACCCTTTACCTTGTCTTTCAGCACGTCGGGCAGGTCGTTCATGTCCTTGGCGATGTCGTCGTCGGCAATCACCTTGGCCGAGCGCTCCAACAGGCGGGAGTGGAGGTAGAAAACGTCCCCCGGATAGGCTTCACGCCCTGGCGGACGGCGAAGCAGGAGGGATACTTCCCGGTATGCGACGGCCTGCTTGGACAGGTCGTCGTAGATGATCAGGGCCGGGCGTCCGGTGTCCCGGAAATACTCCCCGATGGCCGCTCCCGCGAAGGGGGCGTATACCTGCATGGGGGCCGGGTCGGATGCGTTGGCCGCTACGATGGTGGTGTAGGCCAGGGCGCCTTTGTCCTCGAGGGTCTTGGCAATTCCGGCCACGGTGGAGGCCTTCTGGCCGATGGCTACGTAGATACAGTAAACCGGTTCCCCCGCATCGTAAAATTCTTTCTGGTTGATGATCGTATCGATACACACGGTGGTTTTCCCCGTCTGGCGGTCGCCGATTACCAGCTCCCGCTGGCCGCGTCCGATCGGGATCATCGCGTCGATGGCCTTTACCCCGGTCTGGAGGGGTTCGTTTACCGGTTGGCGGAAGATCACCCCGGGCGCCTTGCGCTCCAGCGGCATTTCGTAGGTTTCCCCGGTAATGGCACCTTTCCCGTCGATCGGGTTTCCGAGGGTATCCACCACCCGGCCCACAATGCCTTCGCCCACATTGATCGATGCGATCCGCTGGGTCCGTTTAACCGTGGCCCCTTCGACCACCCCGCGGGACGGACCGAGGAGTACCACCCCCACGTTGTCCTCTTCCAGGTTCAGGACGATGCCTTCAAGCCCGCCGTCGAATTCCACCAACTCCCCATACTGGGCGTTGGCAAGCCCGTAAACGCGGGCAATACCGTCTCCTACCTGGAGTACGGTTCCCACCTCGTCCAGGGAGGCGGA
This genomic window from Robiginitalea biformata HTCC2501 contains:
- a CDS encoding lipopolysaccharide biosynthesis protein, yielding MKLFRKLFRQTFIYGLATVLPRMLSFLLVPLYTEVMPPGGYGEITLIFTFFAIFNVILAYGMETAFFRFYSKEDDKERVLSTSLLSIGGSTLLFFTLGVLMREPLAGLMNIEVNYFWYFIIILSLDALVIVPFARLRAQESPGIYAMVKIANVTTNIVLNLFFLLALPRLAESETEGIWSALYVPDFQINYILIANTVASGLTLLILSGNYRHMRLAFDRALWRRMLAYGLPVMVAGMAFTINEVFDKYLLSELLPLTPEEAKAEVGKYAACYKLAMFMTLFATAFRLGIEPFFFSHATSDNPKRAYAQITNYFVVLGSVILLAVVVFADVLKVLFVRDAAYWEAMEVVPIVLLGSFCLGIYHNLSVWYKVTDRTRFGAVISLVGAVLTIAINVVFIPEYGYTASAWATLAAYGTMMVLSYLLGKRYYPIPYNMRKIAFYLGISIGFSALSFYVFNRNLYIGLGLLLVFLGMLYRLEKELLLKLIRGK
- the atpG gene encoding ATP synthase F1 subunit gamma; translation: MANLKEIRNRITSVSSTMQITSAMKMVSAAKLKKAQDAITAMRPYADKLTELLQGLSANLDGDSGSQYADVREVRRVLVVSISSNRGLCGAFNSNIIKQSMSLVQGTYGDKQVDFLTIGKKAHDLIRKRHTIISDHSAVYDNLTFEAVEAIAEELMQLFAEGKYDRIDLVYNQFKNAATQIVRTEQFLPIQPAETESSVSADYIFEPSEAEIVEQLIPKSLKTQLFKAIRDSFASEHGARMTAMHKATDNAAELRDQLKLTYNKARQAAITNEILEIVGGAEALAG
- the atpA gene encoding F0F1 ATP synthase subunit alpha, with amino-acid sequence MAGIKAAEVSAILKKQLSGFEASASLDEVGTVLQVGDGIARVYGLANAQYGELVEFDGGLEGIVLNLEEDNVGVVLLGPSRGVVEGATVKRTQRIASINVGEGIVGRVVDTLGNPIDGKGAITGETYEMPLERKAPGVIFRQPVNEPLQTGVKAIDAMIPIGRGQRELVIGDRQTGKTTVCIDTIINQKEFYDAGEPVYCIYVAIGQKASTVAGIAKTLEDKGALAYTTIVAANASDPAPMQVYAPFAGAAIGEYFRDTGRPALIIYDDLSKQAVAYREVSLLLRRPPGREAYPGDVFYLHSRLLERSAKVIADDDIAKDMNDLPDVLKDKVKGGGSLTALPIIETQAGDVSAYIPTNVISITDGQIFLEQDLFNQGVRPAINVGISVSRVGGSAQIKSMKKVAGTLKLDQAQFRELEAFAKFGSDLDAATLNVIEKGRRNVEILKQAQNDPFTVEDQVAIIYAGSKNLLRDVPVNKVKEFERDYLEFLNAKHRDVLDTLKAGKLTDEVTDTLTAVCRDLAAKYKA